In a genomic window of Mycosarcoma maydis chromosome 5, whole genome shotgun sequence:
- a CDS encoding putative NADPH-dependent beta-ketoacyl reductase (rhlG), which yields MPKDAAPEVMPELGAQRLFSLDGKIALVTGGGTGIGKMIAATYIRNGAKVYIASRKLSDLQNVAKQLSKLAPSDPEGKKGLCVALQADVGSKAGCDALADQVKKAESRLDILVNNSGLTWGAPMDNFPEDKGWNKVFDLNVKSQFYLTVALLPLLEKGKSNTEHATVLNIASTAAIVPLAEAGLSAPGHGTYSYQPSKAASLHLTKVLANSLADKFIMVNAICPGVFPSRMTAYGLEENRDLLEGVQPTGRIGTPEDIGGVAMFFASRAGAHCTGTGIVVDGGQSIQFQPRL from the exons ATGCCCAAGGACGCAGCTCCCGAAGTGATGCCTGAGCTTGGTGCTCAGCGCCTCTTCTCGCTTGATGGAAAGATCGCCCTTGTCACCGGTGGTGGCACGGGTATTGGCAAGATGATCGCCGCCACCTATATCCGCAACGGTGCCAAGGTCTACATTGCCAGTCGCAAGCTCTCTGATCTGCAGAACgtggccaagcagctcagTAAGCTCGCTCCCAGCGATCCCGAGGGTAAAAAAGGTCTCTGTGTAGCGCTTCAGGCCGATGTGGGCAGCAAGGCAGGTTgtgatgcgctcgctgaCCAGGTCAAAAAGGCCGAGTCCAGACTCGACATCCTGGTCAACAACTCGGGTCTCACTTGGGGCGCACCCATGGACAATTTCCCAGAGGACAAGGGTTGGAATAAGGTATTCGACCTCAACGTCAAGAGTCAGTTCTACCTCAcagtggcgctgctgccgttgctCGAAAAGGGCAAGAGCAATACCGAGCATGCCACCGTGCTCAACATTGCCTCTACCGCTGCTATCGTTCCTCTCGCCGAAGCTGGTCTGTCTGCCCCCGGGCACGGTACCTACTCCT ACCAACCGTCAAAGGCCGCATCGCTGCACCTTACCAAAGTGCTCGccaactcgctcgctgACAAATTCATCATGGTCAACGCCATCTGCCCCGGCGTCTTCCCTTCGCGCATGACTGCATACGGTCTCGAGGAGAACCGCGACCTGCTCGAAGGTGTCCAACCCACCGGCCGTATTGGTACGCCCGAGGACATTGGTGGTGTCGCCATGTTCTTCGCTTCTCGTGCAGGTGCTCACTGCACCGGTACCGGCATCGTTGTCGATGGTGGCCAGAGCATCCAGTTCCAGCCTCGTCTGTAA
- a CDS encoding putative peptidylprolyl isomerase (cyclophilin)-like protein: MSVTLHTNVGDIKVEVFCDATPRAAENFLGHCAAGTYNDVKWHRNIKSFMIQTGDPTGTGKGGQSIWGKPFADEIRSSLKFDRRGIVACANAGPDTNKSQFFITYAKQPHLDGKYTIIGKVIDGAEDGGTLDAMEAIPVDAKNRPTSEIRMTGVTVHANPIAIKAAGK; encoded by the coding sequence ATGTCAGTCACCTTGCACACCAACGTCGGTGATATCAAAGTTGAAGTGTTCTGCGACGCTACTCCACGTGCCGCAGAGAACTTTCTTGGCCACTGCGCAGCTGGCACGTACAACGACGTCAAATGGCATCGCAACATCAAATCGTTCATGATCCAGACGGGTGATCCCACAGGCACAGGCAAAGGAGGTCAATCTATCTGGGGCAAACCTTTCGCCGACGAGATTCGCTCATCTCTCAAGTTTGATCGTCGCGGAATCGTTGCGTGTGCCAACGCCGGACCAGATACCAACAAGTCACAATTCTTCATTACGTATGCTAAGCAGCCACATCTAGACGGCAAGTACACAATCATAGGCAAGGTCATCGATGGCGCCGAAGATGGAGGGACACTGGATGCTATGGAGGCCATACCTGTCGATGCGAAGAACAGACCAACCAGCGAGATCAGGATGACGGGCGTTACGGTGCACGCCAACCCAATCGCGATCAAGGCGGCAGGCAAGTGA